In Pseudomonas nunensis, a single window of DNA contains:
- a CDS encoding VOC family protein, producing MITPRYLLLFVENPAVSARFYEFLLGLKPVEESPTFALFVLEDGYKLGLWSRHTAEPAVGMTGGGMELAFPVESAEEIDALFSQWSSLGLSILQTPTELDFGRTFVALDPDEHRLRVFFPR from the coding sequence ATGATCACGCCTCGCTATCTGTTGCTTTTCGTCGAAAATCCCGCCGTCAGCGCCCGGTTCTATGAATTTCTGCTGGGACTGAAACCCGTGGAAGAATCCCCGACGTTCGCGCTGTTTGTACTGGAAGACGGCTATAAACTGGGCCTCTGGTCGCGACACACCGCTGAACCGGCGGTAGGGATGACCGGCGGCGGCATGGAGCTCGCGTTTCCGGTGGAGTCCGCTGAAGAGATCGACGCGCTGTTCAGCCAATGGTCGAGCCTGGGCTTGAGCATCCTGCAAACGCCCACCGAGCTGGATTTTGGTCGCACGTTCGTCGCGCTTGACCCCGATGAGCATCGGCTGCGAGTGTTCTTCCCTCGCTGA
- a CDS encoding tellurite resistance TerB family protein, giving the protein MNTSDLLEQLLRAGQGSMTQQGGGASPSQGGLGGLGGLLGGLLGGGAGSGAGGGGLGVLLGGLLGGGSALGGSTRTRSSGGTNYAALASLGMMAFQAYQAWQRNQASAPQQAPRTVDLLSGPEVEDHSHAVLRALIAAAKADGRIDDSEKQMISTEIGRHTDDPQLQQWLDEEVARPLDPADVAKSATDPAIAAEMYLASVMVVDDQQDAERNYLDELAAALNIDPQLQVHLEQQAKGGAV; this is encoded by the coding sequence ATGAACACTAGCGATTTGCTCGAACAACTTCTGCGGGCCGGCCAGGGCTCGATGACGCAACAGGGCGGCGGCGCTTCGCCATCGCAGGGAGGCTTGGGCGGTCTCGGAGGATTGCTCGGTGGCCTGTTGGGCGGTGGCGCTGGGTCTGGCGCGGGAGGTGGCGGGTTGGGTGTTTTGCTCGGTGGCTTGCTGGGCGGCGGCTCTGCGCTGGGCGGCTCGACCCGGACTCGATCTTCCGGCGGCACCAACTATGCGGCGCTGGCCTCCCTCGGGATGATGGCATTCCAAGCCTATCAAGCCTGGCAGCGCAACCAGGCCTCGGCCCCGCAACAAGCCCCTCGCACCGTGGATTTGCTGTCCGGCCCGGAAGTCGAAGACCACAGCCACGCGGTGCTGCGCGCCTTGATCGCCGCTGCCAAGGCTGACGGGCGGATCGATGACAGCGAGAAACAGATGATCAGCACCGAAATCGGCCGCCACACCGACGACCCGCAATTGCAGCAATGGCTCGACGAAGAAGTCGCCCGCCCGCTGGACCCCGCCGATGTGGCGAAATCCGCCACCGACCCGGCCATCGCTGCGGAAATGTACCTGGCCAGCGTGATGGTGGTGGACGATCAGCAAGACGCCGAGCGCAATTACCTGGATGAACTGGCGGCTGCGCTGAATATCGATCCGCAGTTACAGGTGCATCTGGAGCAGCAGGCGAAGGGTGGGGCGGTGTAG
- a CDS encoding IS110 family transposase, which yields MSSFVGVDVAKNTFDIATHLPNGKHKTKAKLANDAKGFNEFEAWLQKQVEPSALIVMEATSVYHLELAEFVYNKGYRVCVVNPATTHAYAGSELRRIKTDKSDAKLIADFAREKAEKLQLWAPEPLKYRQLKALVRRLDDLQEMERMELNRLEVSDEKVKGSINSVLRHIEKEIAQTHKAIKKHIDDDPDMREMRDLIVTIDGIGQKTLERLLAELGDLRKYDDPRKLVAAAGLNPKLQDSGLLKGRTVISKIGSARVRAGLYMPGLVALQHNKAIMAMKDRLKANGKAPKQIICAAMRKLLHFVYGVLKSGQPYDPKLALAR from the coding sequence ATGTCCAGTTTCGTCGGCGTTGATGTTGCTAAAAACACCTTTGATATCGCTACACATCTGCCAAACGGCAAGCACAAAACCAAAGCCAAACTGGCTAACGACGCCAAGGGTTTCAACGAGTTTGAAGCCTGGTTGCAAAAGCAGGTCGAACCTTCAGCGCTAATCGTGATGGAAGCCACCAGTGTCTATCACCTGGAACTCGCTGAGTTTGTCTACAACAAGGGTTACCGGGTCTGTGTGGTCAATCCGGCCACGACCCATGCCTACGCCGGCAGCGAATTGCGCCGGATCAAAACCGATAAAAGCGACGCCAAGCTGATCGCTGACTTCGCCCGGGAAAAGGCTGAAAAGCTTCAGCTGTGGGCGCCGGAGCCTCTGAAGTATCGCCAGCTGAAAGCCTTGGTTCGCCGCCTGGATGACCTTCAGGAAATGGAACGAATGGAGCTCAATCGTCTGGAGGTGTCTGACGAAAAGGTCAAAGGCTCAATCAACTCCGTGCTGCGTCATATCGAAAAAGAGATCGCGCAAACGCACAAAGCGATCAAAAAACACATCGATGACGACCCGGATATGCGCGAGATGCGCGACTTGATCGTGACCATCGACGGTATCGGGCAGAAAACGCTTGAGCGGCTGCTGGCTGAGCTGGGCGACCTGCGCAAATATGACGATCCTCGCAAGTTGGTCGCTGCGGCAGGGTTGAACCCCAAGCTACAGGACTCGGGACTGCTCAAAGGCCGCACCGTGATCTCGAAAATCGGCTCAGCGCGCGTGCGGGCAGGCCTTTACATGCCTGGCCTGGTGGCGCTGCAGCATAACAAGGCGATCATGGCGATGAAGGATCGCTTGAAGGCCAACGGCAAGGCCCCCAAGCAGATCATCTGTGCAGCAATGCGCAAGCTGCTGCACTTCGTTTACGGCGTGCTCAAGTCGGGCCAGCCTTATGACCCGAAACTTGCGCTTGCCCGGTGA
- a CDS encoding DUF3313 domain-containing protein: MKLSRNVLIGAALASLLLGGCTSKVTEREQYSGFLPNYNNLQEVTTPSGEKAMRWVSPSWNPNAYDTVAFMKLELYPKPKPNERVDQRTLEELQTYMTNSAKGVLGQKYRVVPSAKKAPAGSKTLVVRAAITGVTASNEGMQWYEVVPVAAVVGGVSAASGHRSQDTTLFLEAELVDASNNQIMAKVVRKVFGEQLKNSSEKITTNDFKAAISKLTADLQAFIR; the protein is encoded by the coding sequence ATGAAACTGTCCCGAAACGTGTTGATCGGCGCCGCACTGGCCAGCCTGCTGCTGGGCGGTTGTACTTCGAAAGTCACCGAGCGGGAGCAGTACTCCGGCTTCCTGCCCAACTACAACAACCTCCAGGAAGTGACCACCCCCAGTGGCGAGAAAGCCATGCGCTGGGTCAGCCCGTCGTGGAACCCCAACGCCTACGACACCGTCGCCTTCATGAAGCTGGAACTGTATCCGAAGCCAAAGCCCAACGAACGGGTCGACCAGCGCACACTGGAAGAATTGCAGACCTACATGACCAACAGCGCCAAAGGTGTGCTCGGCCAGAAATACCGCGTCGTGCCGAGCGCCAAAAAGGCTCCGGCGGGCTCGAAAACATTGGTCGTGCGGGCGGCGATCACTGGTGTCACCGCGTCCAACGAGGGCATGCAATGGTATGAAGTGGTGCCGGTCGCGGCCGTGGTTGGCGGGGTCAGCGCAGCGTCCGGCCATCGCAGCCAGGACACTACGCTGTTCCTTGAAGCGGAACTGGTGGATGCCAGCAATAACCAGATCATGGCCAAAGTGGTGCGCAAGGTGTTTGGCGAACAGCTGAAGAACTCGAGCGAGAAGATCACTACCAATGACTTCAAAGCGGCGATCAGCAAATTGACGGCGGATTTGCAGGCGTTTATTCGGTAG
- a CDS encoding DUF3303 domain-containing protein, producing MLFIVSWTISPQNRNAAIERFLKTGGAPPAGVKMLGRWHAIGASSGFGIADASDPVAIQTWVLEWNDLMNMEVHAALTDEQMAPLLAGTLGK from the coding sequence ATGTTATTCATCGTCAGTTGGACCATCAGTCCGCAGAACCGAAACGCCGCAATCGAACGATTCCTCAAGACCGGAGGCGCCCCGCCCGCTGGCGTGAAAATGCTCGGGCGCTGGCATGCGATCGGCGCTTCCAGTGGTTTTGGCATCGCCGACGCCAGTGACCCGGTCGCCATCCAGACATGGGTGCTGGAGTGGAATGACCTGATGAACATGGAAGTCCATGCGGCGCTGACAGACGAGCAAATGGCGCCACTGTTGGCGGGGACGCTAGGCAAGTAA
- a CDS encoding DUF2388 domain-containing protein → MRRMLLITSLILCLPIGSALAVSGKDVATSAGVSASLYSTFKDHKMVIPARDDVSAFVASNGAIRGVYMEAVLQQIRQDNPGLNATDEELANAILAQYEGPATH, encoded by the coding sequence ATGCGCCGCATGCTACTCATTACTTCTCTGATATTGTGCCTGCCCATCGGATCAGCCCTGGCCGTAAGCGGCAAGGATGTCGCGACCTCGGCAGGGGTTTCCGCTTCGCTGTATTCCACCTTCAAAGATCACAAAATGGTGATTCCGGCCAGGGATGACGTGTCTGCATTTGTCGCCAGTAACGGCGCGATTCGCGGGGTCTACATGGAGGCGGTGTTGCAGCAGATCCGCCAGGACAACCCTGGACTTAACGCCACCGACGAAGAACTGGCCAACGCTATCCTTGCTCAGTACGAAGGGCCAGCGACTCACTAA
- a CDS encoding methyl-accepting chemotaxis protein yields the protein MAAAASEMTASIEEITRHADRALNMANQAEELAKDGGRVIHQVVNDMDGIARSAQQSAQVIRTLDKESEGIFSIIQVIKGIADQTNLLALNAAIEAARAGEQGRGFAVVADEVRSLAGRTSASTQEIAAMVARIQQSTREAVTSMEAGVAQVDKGMAVTADVERAIREILEATLNTTQLVNDISRTIGEQSLASNEIAHQVEMIAGMSEDNSKVIGRTASTTDELSSLAGQLSQSVDRFRL from the coding sequence ATGGCCGCCGCTGCCAGCGAAATGACCGCCAGCATCGAGGAAATCACCCGCCACGCCGACCGTGCGCTGAACATGGCCAACCAGGCTGAAGAACTGGCCAAGGATGGCGGCCGGGTGATCCATCAGGTGGTTAACGACATGGACGGCATCGCTCGTTCGGCACAACAGTCGGCCCAAGTGATTCGCACGCTGGACAAGGAATCCGAGGGGATTTTCAGCATCATCCAGGTGATCAAGGGCATCGCCGACCAGACCAACCTGCTGGCGCTCAACGCGGCGATCGAGGCCGCACGCGCCGGTGAGCAGGGCCGTGGTTTTGCCGTGGTGGCCGACGAAGTCCGCAGCCTGGCCGGGCGTACCAGCGCCTCGACCCAGGAAATTGCCGCGATGGTCGCGCGCATCCAGCAAAGCACCCGCGAAGCCGTGACCAGCATGGAGGCCGGCGTGGCCCAGGTCGACAAAGGCATGGCGGTGACCGCCGATGTCGAGCGCGCCATTCGTGAAATCCTCGAAGCCACGCTGAACACCACGCAACTGGTCAACGACATCAGTCGCACCATCGGCGAACAGAGCCTGGCCAGCAACGAAATCGCCCATCAGGTGGAAATGATTGCCGGCATGTCCGAGGACAACAGCAAGGTGATCGGACGCACGGCGTCGACCACGGATGAGTTGTCGTCGCTGGCGGGGCAGTTGTCGCAGTCGGTGGATCGCTTCAGGCTTTAA
- a CDS encoding polysaccharide lyase family 7 protein, whose translation MIDLATWNLTIPVGTPAKVIDTPRLVDGYTDSYFRSGDNLFFWAPVTGSSTSKSEFPRSELRETLSDGTLRNWTYPEADHRLKAVLKVNQVPSTGRIVIGQIHIYQAKGPLLKVEYQYDAATKKGNVIANYRLKPGSEDITIVIARDIALGKPFSYEVRFSSAGYLNVSSQGYSWGKQISSSWKNKQLYFKAGVYALDNAGYKNEGGQVTFSQLDVAHTRP comes from the coding sequence ATGATTGATCTGGCCACCTGGAACCTGACGATCCCTGTCGGGACGCCTGCCAAAGTCATCGATACGCCGCGATTGGTGGATGGCTATACCGATTCATATTTTCGCTCCGGCGATAACCTTTTTTTCTGGGCGCCGGTTACCGGCTCCAGCACCTCAAAGTCCGAATTCCCCCGCAGCGAACTGCGCGAAACCCTGAGCGACGGGACGCTGCGCAACTGGACTTATCCCGAAGCCGATCACCGACTCAAAGCCGTGTTGAAGGTCAATCAAGTGCCTTCGACGGGCAGGATCGTGATTGGGCAAATCCATATCTACCAAGCTAAAGGCCCGTTGCTGAAAGTCGAATACCAGTACGACGCCGCCACGAAGAAAGGCAACGTGATTGCCAACTATCGGCTAAAACCGGGCAGTGAGGACATCACCATCGTGATTGCCCGGGACATTGCGCTGGGCAAGCCGTTCTCTTACGAAGTTCGCTTCAGTTCGGCCGGTTATCTGAATGTCAGTTCCCAGGGTTACAGCTGGGGCAAGCAAATCAGTTCGAGCTGGAAGAACAAGCAGCTGTACTTCAAGGCCGGGGTGTATGCGCTGGACAATGCGGGCTATAAAAATGAAGGAGGGCAGGTGACGTTCAGTCAGCTGGATGTGGCGCATACCCGGCCCTGA
- a CDS encoding nuclear transport factor 2 family protein codes for MQKAKLVIGFLCLFSGYVAAAPATAEKDVAQAVDHLTQAMLHKDIPELQKLTAEKLSYGHSSGKVQDKKEFIADIETGKSAFKTLEMQKQTITLLGDTALVRNHFSAQALNGTEVVPTEIENFQIWQKQGGKWLLIGRQAFRI; via the coding sequence ATGCAAAAAGCTAAATTAGTGATCGGTTTTCTGTGCCTGTTCAGCGGCTATGTAGCCGCCGCTCCCGCAACCGCCGAGAAAGACGTGGCCCAAGCGGTCGATCACCTGACCCAAGCCATGCTGCACAAGGACATTCCCGAACTGCAAAAGCTTACGGCCGAGAAGCTGAGCTATGGGCATTCCAGCGGCAAGGTCCAGGACAAGAAAGAATTTATTGCCGATATCGAAACCGGCAAAAGCGCATTCAAGACCCTCGAAATGCAGAAGCAGACCATCACCCTGCTGGGCGATACGGCGTTGGTGCGCAACCACTTCTCGGCGCAGGCGCTCAATGGCACGGAAGTGGTGCCGACCGAGATCGAGAACTTTCAGATTTGGCAGAAACAGGGTGGCAAGTGGCTGTTGATTGGGCGTCAGGCTTTCCGTATCTGA
- a CDS encoding DUF72 domain-containing protein, with amino-acid sequence MFPDSGTHLQRYAAQLTAVEINSSFYRPHQPQTYFRWAQSVPPAFRFSVKMPKLITHVQRLQNCEALLDEFLSQCLQLGDKLGCLLIQLPPSLAYNAAVAAEFFRILRQRYLGSAVLEPRHETWRAASGLLIEHRIGRVAADPSTITGGTTPGGWSGVRYWRLHGSPRIYYSDYDMGRLQALAEKIQLSAQAGAETWCIFDNTASGFALGNALSLLGLSGP; translated from the coding sequence ATGTTTCCCGACTCCGGCACGCATTTGCAACGCTATGCGGCGCAACTGACGGCGGTGGAAATCAACAGCTCGTTCTACCGCCCGCATCAGCCCCAGACCTATTTTCGTTGGGCGCAATCAGTGCCGCCGGCGTTTCGGTTTTCGGTGAAGATGCCCAAGCTCATCACCCATGTTCAGCGCTTGCAGAACTGCGAAGCGTTGCTCGACGAGTTCCTGTCCCAATGCCTGCAATTGGGGGACAAGTTGGGCTGTTTGTTGATTCAATTGCCGCCGTCGCTGGCCTATAACGCAGCGGTGGCCGCCGAGTTTTTCCGCATCCTGCGCCAACGTTATCTCGGTTCCGCCGTGCTGGAACCTCGCCATGAAACTTGGCGCGCAGCCAGCGGTTTACTGATCGAGCACCGGATCGGGCGAGTCGCGGCTGATCCATCGACGATCACCGGTGGCACCACGCCGGGCGGATGGTCCGGGGTGCGTTATTGGCGGCTGCATGGTTCGCCGCGGATTTATTACAGTGACTACGACATGGGTCGATTGCAGGCACTGGCGGAGAAGATTCAACTGTCGGCGCAGGCGGGAGCCGAGACTTGGTGCATCTTCGATAACACCGCGAGCGGGTTTGCTTTGGGGAATGCGCTGAGTTTGCTGGGGCTTTCAGGGCCTTAG
- a CDS encoding lysozyme inhibitor LprI family protein, with amino-acid sequence MDGLLPLDAHAERITIARNRQHPLYRSFILVPALLLALSTTAQASSTCATAATEGQMFDCLQRQLKASDHALNTAYKTLIARYKDNGSAPNQPSQDLMLKKAQLAWIALRDASCEFETYESIGGSGFGTIHTACLLEQTQKRVEYLNGFVGSP; translated from the coding sequence ATGGATGGACTTCTCCCCCTGGACGCCCACGCTGAGCGAATTACGATTGCCCGTAACAGACAACATCCCCTATACCGCTCATTTATTCTCGTACCAGCCTTGTTGCTCGCGCTCAGCACAACCGCACAAGCCAGCAGCACCTGCGCCACTGCCGCCACGGAAGGCCAGATGTTCGATTGCCTGCAGCGACAGCTCAAAGCCTCAGACCACGCATTGAATACGGCCTACAAAACCTTAATTGCGCGGTACAAAGACAATGGCTCTGCTCCGAACCAACCCTCTCAGGATTTGATGCTGAAAAAGGCTCAACTGGCCTGGATTGCCTTAAGAGATGCCAGTTGCGAATTCGAGACGTATGAATCGATTGGCGGCAGTGGCTTTGGCACGATCCATACGGCCTGCCTGCTGGAGCAGACGCAAAAGCGGGTCGAGTATTTGAATGGGTTTGTTGGTTCGCCTTGA
- the mqo gene encoding malate dehydrogenase (quinone), with protein MLKKLNTALLGLALSMGITSVHAEEAKKVDVLLIGGGIMSATLGVWLNELQPDWSMEMVERLDGVAQESSNGWNNAGTGHSALAELNYTPEDENGKVSIPKAVEINEAFQISRQFWSWQVQQGVLKNPRSFINSTPHMSFVWGDDNIKFLKKRYEALQASPLFAGMQYSEDPAVIKKWVPLMMEGRDPNQKIAATWTPIGTDVNFGEITRQFVAHLQATPKFDLKLSSEVQDITKNEDGTWRVSYKNLKDGTKTETDAKFVFIGAGGGALHLLQKSGIPEAKEYAGFPVGGSFLVTENPTIAEQHLAKAYGKASVGAPPMSVPHLDTRVLDGKRVILFGPFATFSTKFLKEGSYLDLLTSTTTHNIWPMTKVGIKEYPLVEYLAGQLMLSDEDRMNALKEYFPNAKAEDWRLWQAGQRVQIIKRDEAAGGVLKLGTEIVASADGSIAGLLGASPGASTAAPIMLTVLQKVFKDQVASPAWQEKLHQIVPSYGTQLNNDPAKVAEEWAYTAKVLQLTPPPAIPQLTAPAAPAPADAGKAPKANAASDMAL; from the coding sequence ATGCTTAAGAAACTCAACACGGCCCTGCTGGGGCTGGCTTTGTCGATGGGGATCACGTCCGTTCACGCGGAAGAGGCAAAGAAAGTCGATGTGCTGCTGATTGGCGGCGGCATCATGAGCGCGACCCTGGGTGTGTGGCTCAATGAGTTGCAACCGGACTGGTCCATGGAAATGGTCGAGCGCCTCGACGGCGTCGCCCAGGAAAGCTCCAACGGCTGGAACAACGCCGGTACTGGTCACTCCGCCCTGGCTGAGCTGAACTACACCCCGGAAGACGAGAACGGCAAAGTGTCGATCCCGAAAGCCGTTGAAATCAACGAAGCTTTCCAGATCTCCCGCCAGTTCTGGTCGTGGCAGGTTCAGCAAGGCGTCCTGAAGAACCCGCGTTCGTTCATCAACTCCACTCCGCACATGAGCTTCGTGTGGGGCGATGACAACATCAAGTTCCTGAAAAAACGCTACGAAGCCCTGCAAGCGAGCCCGCTGTTCGCCGGCATGCAGTACTCCGAAGACCCGGCTGTGATCAAGAAGTGGGTTCCGCTGATGATGGAAGGGCGCGACCCGAACCAGAAAATCGCGGCCACCTGGACCCCGATCGGCACAGACGTGAACTTCGGCGAAATCACCCGCCAGTTCGTTGCGCACCTGCAAGCCACACCGAAGTTCGACTTGAAACTGTCTAGCGAAGTGCAAGACATCACCAAGAACGAAGACGGCACCTGGCGCGTCAGCTACAAAAACCTGAAAGACGGCACCAAAACCGAAACCGACGCCAAGTTCGTGTTCATCGGCGCGGGCGGCGGTGCATTGCACCTGCTGCAGAAGTCCGGCATTCCTGAAGCCAAGGAATACGCAGGCTTCCCGGTTGGCGGCTCGTTCCTCGTGACCGAGAACCCGACCATCGCCGAGCAACACCTGGCCAAGGCCTACGGCAAAGCCTCCGTTGGTGCACCGCCAATGTCGGTTCCGCACCTCGACACCCGTGTCCTGGACGGCAAGCGCGTCATCCTGTTTGGCCCATTCGCGACCTTCAGCACCAAGTTCTTGAAAGAAGGCTCGTACCTGGACCTGCTGACCAGCACCACCACCCACAACATCTGGCCGATGACCAAAGTCGGCATCAAGGAATACCCACTGGTTGAGTACCTTGCTGGCCAACTCATGCTGTCCGACGAAGACCGCATGAACGCTCTGAAAGAATACTTCCCGAACGCCAAAGCCGAAGACTGGCGCCTGTGGCAAGCCGGCCAACGCGTGCAAATCATCAAGCGTGATGAAGCCGCCGGTGGCGTGCTGAAGTTGGGTACCGAAATCGTAGCGTCGGCTGACGGTTCGATCGCTGGCCTGCTGGGCGCCTCCCCAGGTGCCTCGACCGCTGCGCCGATCATGCTGACCGTGCTGCAAAAGGTCTTCAAGGATCAGGTTGCTTCCCCGGCCTGGCAGGAAAAGCTGCATCAGATCGTGCCAAGCTATGGCACTCAACTGAACAACGATCCAGCCAAAGTGGCTGAAGAGTGGGCTTACACTGCAAAAGTGTTGCAGCTGACTCCGCCACCGGCGATCCCGCAGTTGACCGCTCCGGCTGCTCCGGCTCCTGCTGATGCTGGCAAGGCTCCGAAGGCAAATGCCGCTAGTGATATGGCTCTGTAA
- a CDS encoding LecA/PA-IL family lectin: MSQSDIWSGTVDAKLESGRATGFKVKKGDVITIIASGWVERGSGRAYGPQGDESLVGSYKPAGLVYPDGLVGALLMKIGDDYLTPINNGVFRWTVPTDGELTFLINDLAGDYGNNSGSFNVSVEKKTLTTEPTADVLKYGDKVRFLNGYANWNGGYLSVYDSSKEVGAKYDVVSVLSPEKEGPIDTWLVGSATGKPDGDRVRSGDTIRLLNLYGDGPGYSDKNGGGYLDTNNHANSPELYNVSTAEKANRGVEKTGHKTLDWVVMYGAVGSQIYIGDPISLRNEYNNSQGGYLDTCNHFAGRKTIGYHVYTNRSPNRAGVGTGSWKVLRAITSGPTAR; the protein is encoded by the coding sequence ATGTCTCAATCCGATATCTGGTCCGGCACCGTCGATGCAAAGCTGGAGAGCGGCAGAGCGACAGGTTTTAAGGTTAAGAAGGGAGACGTAATTACGATTATCGCCTCGGGGTGGGTAGAGCGTGGCTCAGGGAGGGCCTATGGCCCTCAAGGGGATGAGAGTCTCGTTGGTTCGTACAAGCCCGCCGGGTTGGTCTATCCGGATGGACTTGTCGGTGCGCTCCTGATGAAGATCGGCGATGACTATCTCACCCCGATTAATAACGGAGTGTTCCGCTGGACGGTACCGACCGACGGAGAACTCACCTTTCTCATCAATGATTTGGCGGGAGATTACGGGAACAACAGCGGCTCATTCAACGTCAGCGTAGAGAAGAAAACGCTCACCACTGAGCCGACAGCTGATGTGCTCAAATACGGCGACAAAGTCCGCTTTCTAAACGGTTATGCCAATTGGAACGGCGGCTATCTCTCTGTCTATGACAGTTCCAAAGAGGTGGGCGCCAAGTATGATGTTGTGTCCGTTCTCTCACCAGAAAAAGAAGGCCCCATCGACACCTGGTTGGTCGGATCCGCAACGGGCAAGCCAGACGGTGACAGAGTGCGCTCTGGCGATACCATCAGGCTATTGAATCTGTACGGAGACGGCCCGGGATACAGCGACAAAAACGGTGGCGGCTATCTCGATACGAACAATCACGCCAATTCACCAGAGCTTTACAATGTCTCCACAGCGGAAAAGGCGAACCGCGGCGTTGAAAAAACCGGTCATAAAACTCTCGATTGGGTCGTAATGTACGGTGCTGTCGGCTCACAGATCTATATCGGAGACCCGATCAGCCTCCGAAACGAATACAACAATTCTCAAGGTGGATATCTAGATACCTGTAATCATTTCGCCGGAAGAAAGACCATTGGTTATCACGTCTATACAAACCGCTCGCCGAACAGGGCCGGCGTCGGCACCGGAAGCTGGAAAGTACTGCGGGCCATAACATCTGGCCCAACAGCTCGATAG